In the Mobula birostris isolate sMobBir1 chromosome 25, sMobBir1.hap1, whole genome shotgun sequence genome, ACCATCTTCAGTCTACCTTGTCCTCATACAATTGATTTGACTTTCTTCAATTTCTTTTTTTTGCGTCGAGCTGTTGGTGAGCAAGCTGCAGGATTTCCTTCCAGCACCTTCACAGAAGTAAGGCTAGATGCTGCAAGTGGTACACACTCCTCAGCAAAGCTAGAAAGATaagatttatttagagatacagtacagaataaGTCCTTACAGCCCTTTAAATAACACCAGCTggacaaccccgatttaaccccaactTAATCGCAAGACCATTTACAATGTCCAAGTAACCTATCCGGTACGTctctggattgtgggaggaaaccacagcacccagggaaaacccacacattcaacGGCAAGGgtagagactccttacaggatgccaggattgaattCCAACTCTGACGCCCAGCAGAAATAGTGTTGTGCTTACTGCAGTGGCACTATACACCATGGCAAAGTAAATAACATTACTTCTGAGCCCACTGATTCAAACAAACCAGCCATTGGCTACTCAAACCTTCAATTCAATTGAGTTTCTAAAAATTCCCATCTCTAAAACCTCTTCTCCTTTTGAGATTCAAGCTCTTTACTGTTATTGTGCATCCCAATATACATCACCTAACATTACTGGCAGAAATTATTTGTTTCATCTACCCAATCTACTAATCTGTTCCCGCTCTCAGGTTTCTCAACAGGTCTCTATTGTGCCACCTTCAAAGTTGTTACTGCAAGTAAAGAAGAAACGGTCACATTGACACTTAAAGACTGTTTTACAATCACCCGATGAAGAACATTCATTGTAAATGAAAAGTACGTATCTGccaaaaaataaaatcaagttgGTGGACTCAAAGGTCACGGAGGGAGAAACAGTTCTTGTTTCAGGTTGAGACGTTTCATCCTAAAGTCATTAACCAGAATTGTGGACTGTTTCTCTCTCAACATAGAAGCTACCTGGCCCCTGTATTTCTGGCAGTTTCTGTATCTATTAATCACTATTCTGTCTTTAACTAATATTGCGTATTTTAATTTTACCAATAAGTCCCACTAAACATCTTAAAGAAAACTTGCAAAACATCAAGAGCTGAAGTCAGAATTTTAACCGGTAGGATGCCTGATCTCAGCTACTGCTGCATCACAGTATTAAAAAAGGCACAGTATCTCTAGCCTAGGCTTTCCAGTGCACCTTGTGGCAGCACCAATAACAATGAAGTTTATAACCGTATAATTTAATATACAAAAGGATTTATAAATTTGTTTTGACCTTCATATGAAGCAACAAAGTGAACAGCTACGTGTGCACATACACACAAAATCAATGTACAATAAAGGacacaataaaaataatatttctgaataaagatAATCCATTCACTTGCTTTGGAGAAATGAATACATTTAATTTTGTGCTACTAAAGAACCATGCATTCATTTTTCTGACATCAGTTCCAAGGATTTACCTCATTAAGATGGTTATTAGAGTTTGGTTCCAAGGATGTGCTCATTATGTAATTACATTTGTATTACCTCTCTCTGTTTTGTTCCTTCTCATTTTGCCCATTGTGCTTTTCCAACATAgcaacaaagaagccatttgtCAGGGTGTCGCCCGGCGTGGCCCGAAGACATCTGGGACCTTCTGGGAATGTATCCAGACCACGACATGGCCACGAAGGCATCAAATTAACTAGTCTGCATGGAACAGAAACAGACGCTGTTAGCTCAAATGTCCCAATTTAACAAAAGCAGTGCACATTCCCATTAGACTGCACTCAGAATGACACTGTTAGACCCCAAATTATTCTCCTAGTGAGGATATAACAGTACGAGTTGGAGCCTTCAAGTGCTTCAACCAAGTGGTCACCCTTTGTATGTGAATCTAGGCCATGCAAGTATAGAAGTGACAACTAAGTATGACAGGGTCCAAACTAGAACAGGGGTCCCAACAGAAGTCAGTATTGAAAATACCAATGATTTTTTTCCCCCGTTCCACTTCAGGAGTAACACGGCTAATCATGAATTGATTCCTCTAGACTGGAAGAGTAGGTGCAGCTAAGAAATACTGAGACAATCCAATGAAAAAGATGACAAATGTGCTGGATTAATACATCGAGTCAAAAGTTACTTGAGTGACGTCCATCTGTCCTTGCAGAAAACAGAACTCGCCGTTGAATTCATCCTGGACTCAAGGAGTTTGTGTTTGGTtctgaactttcctacttctgTCAGTGGAGGGGCGAAGGGGGATTAAGGCATCCCATCTATACCAGTTTACAAAAttcctttcaatcttattaacacAATTATTTCCTAGTAATCTCTGTGCAAACCAGATTCTTTCAATTTTTGTAGCAAACCAACATACTCTTGGGGCAACTGACAGTAGCCAATGAACCTGCCAACAAATAGGTCTTTGTGAGGGTGTGTATCTAATCTTCCAGTCTAGAGGAGTCAATTCATAGCTCCTGGAGTAGCCAATGTGATTTCAGCAGAGTTTTTAAGGACTTGAATAACAAGTTTATTGGTTTTGGTTCTTggttagggtgacagagggaagataggagaatagagttgagagggataataagtcaaccatgatggaatggtggagcagagttgatgggccaaatggccgaattcggctcctatatcttatggacttaccTTGTTACTCCTgaagactggagggaaaaaataCCAGCGTTCTCAATCTTGATTTCTGTTCAGTGTGTTTTGCAGGTTCTAGTTTGGACCCATTCACACTTGCTTGTGGTCACTTCTCTATTTGCACGGCCAGCCAATATTCCTACATTCACACACAAAGGACGACCACTTGGTCGATGCACTTGAAGGCTTCCAACCTCAAAACTGTTATTCCAGGCAAAGAACACAAGGCTGGATCAAACCAAGCTCCTTGGAGCTGTGAGAGAATAGCACTAACTGCTGAGCCAACACAGCAATAAGGAAAGCATAACTGGGAGTGAACCTACTGACGTCATCAATGGGGTAAAGTTTGAGTGAATTCCTCAACCTCCTTCCCCAGCCACAGCTATCCAAGATGCACAATATTACTTCAGGCTGATTAGACCATGTCTGAAAATTCATTTAACTTCCGTTCACTTCAGAAAATGGGTCAAATTAGACCACCCGAGACAGGGGTAAAGATTACGGACAGACTCATGAAGTTATTACCTGAAACAGTTTGCATAACGCTGCAGTATCTTCTCTATAACGTCTTCATTCTCCTCACGATGGACTGAACAAGTGGAGTAAATGACTCTCTCCACACTTGGAAAGCTCAGTGCGTGACTGAGTGCTCTGTGCTGGAAAGCTGCCAATGCTTGCAGGCGCTGTGCGGACGACGATTCCTCATCATCTGTGAACTGGTTTAAGCGGTTTACAATTCCTGGTTTGGAAAAAGAACATCCAGCGTGGTGCGTCAAATAACGCAGTCAAAAGGTTTGAATGTCACCCAGTGGAGCTCACTTTCCGCAACAATTTCAGATGTCAATACTTCCTTTTTAATTGCTGAAGGAACCAACCCAACAGAGAAGAATTAGCTGAGCCCATATTCCCATATAATCTTGACAGCAACTCAAACCACGGGAAACAGAGGTGGTGTAAGGGATTTTACAGACTGGAGCTGACATGGCTACTAGCACTTCTTATTTGAGTGTATTTTATTAGGAGACACCCATTCAGCTATAGCACAGCTGTTCTCTTTACCCCTTCAAAAATTTGTGCTCAAATCTCCCTTTGTACAGTAAGTAAAACTGAAAATTGTTTAGTACTTGAATAAAGcttcaaaaaaaaacagcaacatttTACCTTTTTTTCCTGCCTTCAGTTTTACTTACTGTGCATACAAATCCCCATAAACCTTTGTGTCTCAAAGCTACCTGTAGTCAAAGAAAGACTGCTCACCAGAGCCACTGCATGAAGGATCCAGTAAAATATACGTTACATCCCGGTACTTGGGGTTGCTGGAATCCACAAGCAGGAAGTCCTGGTTGGCCATTTCATGGCATGTAACTCCAGCCCTCAACAGTAGGGTTCCCATCGTAGCCAAGCGCTTGGTGTCCAGATCAAATGCAAAGAGTTTCCTTAAAAAAGAAAGAATTTAAGCAAAAATAAAGAAGGACCAGGAAATATCATTTGTAAGTAGGACCAAGGAGAATTCCAAAGCATTTTATACGTATATCAGGAGCTAAAGGGAAAGAGTAGATCCACTCAGTATTTACTCGGAAGATGGACATAGAGTCTGTAGAActaaggcaaaacagcagtgaagtCATTCAGTACATGGATTAccgaggagaaggtgcttggtctTGAGGCAAAATAGGgtagataaatcctcagggcctgacaaggtgtcccctCAGACCATGTGGGAGGCTACTGCAGAAACTGCCCTTTGCCATAGGTAAGGTGCCAGTCAATTGAAAGATAGCTAATGTTGCTCCaatgtttaagaaaggttctaagaatcagccaggaaattacaggcaggtaagcctgatgtcagtagtggTAAGTTATTGGatagtattctaagggactggatatagaagtatttgaatagacaggtcctaattagggatagtcaacatggctttgcgtGTGGTAGGCCGTGTCTAACCAATTTCAGAGGttattttttgaggaagttaccaggaaagttgatgaagaaacGGCAGGTGAATGTTGCCTCCGTGGAccttagcaaggtctttgacaggACCCCACGTGTTACTTTGGTGttgaaggttcagtcgcttggcattcaggatgaggtacgCAGTAAACTGGATTTGATACTGGCTTCATGGGACAAGctagagaatggtagtagatggttgtctctgattagaggcctgtgactactggtgtgtTGCAGGGTCCAATACTACTTGTCATCTTTATCAACGATATTAAtgatgtagtaaactggatcaacaaatttgcagatcacaccaagattggggacatagtggacagcgaggaagactatcaaagcttacagCAGGAATTGGAACAGCTGAAAATATGGATTGaagaatagcagatggaatttaatgcagacaaatgttgCACTTTGCAAGGACAAATGAGGGTAGGATTTACAGTGCAGAACTTGCAGTGTAGCTGAAtggaggaatctgggaatacagatccataattccttgaaagtggcattatAGGTGTATATGCCCATGATCATAAAGAGGGCTTtttgcatattggccttcataaatcaacatattgagtacaggaagtacaggagttggggtgttaagttgaagttgtacaagatgtgaTAAGGCccaattttgagtattgtgtgtagttctgatcatctacctacaagaaagatattaTGAAGATTCAAAGAGTGAAGAGAAATTTTACATGGATTTTGCCAGTACTGAAGGACCTGAGGCATATACAGGGAAAGGGTGAATGGATTAGGAGTTTATTCCCCGGAGT is a window encoding:
- the nsun5 gene encoding 28S rRNA (cytosine-C(5))-methyltransferase isoform X2, which codes for MKHRSQLKSALARLKVKRKVYHNEDLIESKPSDAKDCQLPRYVRVNLLKTNVEDVIDYFKREDYAFLGQATDAADLKNLTHRQFISDPHLPELLVFHPKTDLHEHFLYTAGHIILQDKASCLPAHLLNPPVGSHVIDACAAPGNKTSHLAAILCNKGKLFAFDLDTKRLATMGTLLLRAGVTCHEMANQDFLLVDSSNPKYRDVTYILLDPSCSGSGIVNRLNQFTDDEESSSAQRLQALAAFQHRALSHALSFPSVERVIYSTCSVHREENEDVIEKILQRYANCFRLVNLMPSWPCRGLDTFPEGPRCLRATPGDTLTNGFFVAMLEKHNGQNEKEQNRESFAEECVPLAASSLTSVKVLEGNPAACSPTARRKKKKLKKVKSIV